A single window of Panulirus ornatus isolate Po-2019 chromosome 52, ASM3632096v1, whole genome shotgun sequence DNA harbors:
- the LOC139764999 gene encoding uncharacterized protein, which translates to MAEAAPIMGEMNGVHLSPAAAEGASYSRRYSSDDIGCHYSSLTQPQVISPVTAPEDWDALDRPSSRRQSVATVQTEDRYRSPRPGGHRRRSELSAQDKRRKSRGDTDTLMDPADMNGVRRGTRGSNALSPYDLESARLSLSSGRQRKSSRHSNGDPSGELDEEEQRRSRAVLVCASVAVAIFLIAILLVAITLRMSPAIDEMGK; encoded by the coding sequence ATGGCCGAGGCCGCCCCCATCATGGGGGAGATGAACGGAGTGCACCTCTCGCCTGCGGCTGCGGAGGGAGCCTCCTACAGCCGCAGGTACTCCAGTGACGACATCGGCTGCCACTACAGCAGCCTCACCCAGCCCCAGGTCATCTCCCCCGTGACCGCCCCGGAGGACTGGGACGCCCTAGACCGACCTTCCTCGCGACGCCAGTCGGTCGCCACCGTCCAGACCGAGGACCGGTACCGGTCTCCGCGGCCGGGAGGCCATCGCCGCCGCTCGGAGCTCTCCGCCCAAGACAAGCGGAGGAAATCCCGCGGCGACACGGACACGCTCATGGACCCCGCCGACATGAACGGCGTCAGGCGGGGCACCCGCGGCTCAAACGCCCTCAGCCCGTACGACCTGGAGTCGGCCAGGCTGTCGCTGTCGTCGGGGCGGCAGCGCAAGTCGTCCCGACACAGCAACGGCGACCCGTCGGGGGAGCTGGACGAGGAGGAGCAGCGGCGGAGCCGGGCGGTGCTGGTGTGCGCCTCGGTGGCCGTGGCCATCTTCCTGATCGCCATCCTACTTGTGGCTATTACCCTCAGGATGTCGCCAGCCATCGACGAGATGGGTAAGTAG